A stretch of Fusarium poae strain DAOMC 252244 chromosome 2, whole genome shotgun sequence DNA encodes these proteins:
- a CDS encoding hypothetical protein (TransMembrane:3 (o20-37i263-285o297-314i)) yields MSTGPYVNTAHNTNYGVKASNGTMGILCSGTKVLIILRRRKDKDVRENGPPDTWSFPGGGLEADETPEQCIVREMREELAVDVVIKPIGDEPAWGMTDDDINGKLWRCTFFVVEQVNHSQEVKINEPTKHVALEWVEWTELWAMIKADIEGGGEADESGQRMSFFATMKNMVLKYPGRFAKQPMTNPSPTSRTLTWHDIPEWRQDNKYILAGYRPLEEDDLQVIKSLTFLHNETCNVVFCGSATAALISIPKFRTLRWRKVRVGAYIALGASAFIPLLHGVQVYGLEYMLEYSGMEWYLAELLLYGGGCGFYAVRTSRPPPGLSMSREPPLTYENSSESLSALHQAISTSG; encoded by the exons ATGTCTACTGGTCCGTACGTCAACACCGCTCACAATACCAACTATGGAGTCAAGGCCAGCAATGGCACCATGGGCATTCTTTGCTCCGGTACGAAGGTTTTGATCATTCTCCGCCGGCGCAAAGACAAGGACGTTCGAGAGAATGGTCCCCCAG ACACTTGGTCCTTTCCGGGTGGCGGCCTGGAAGCAGACGAGACACCAGAGCAGTGTATCGTGCGTGAGATGAGGGAGGAACTCGCGGTGGATGTAGTCATCAAGCCCATCGGTGATGAGCCAGCGTGGGGTATGACCGACGATGACATAAACGGAAAACTATGGCGGTGCACATTCTTTGTCGTGGAACAGGTCAATCATAGCCAGGAAGTTAAG ATCAATGAACCGACGAAGCACGTTGCTCTCGAATGGGTCGAATGGACTGAGCTATGGGCTATGATTAAAGCTGACATAGAGGGGGGCGGCGAGGCTGACGAATCCGGACAAAGGATGTCTTTCTTCGCGACTATGAAGAACATGGTCTTGAAATACCCCGGTCGAT TCGCAAAGCAGCCCATGACCAATCCATCACCCACATCCCGGACTCTCACGTGGCACGATATTCCTGAGTGGCGGCAAGACAACAAGTACATCCTCGCCGGCTATCGCCCgttggaagaagacgatcTACAAGTCATCAAAAGTCTTACTTTCTTGCACAATGAGACCTGCAAC GTTGTATTTTGCGGATCTGCCACCGCGGCTCTCATCTCCATACCCAAGTTCAGGACGTTGCGATGGCGTAAAGTGAGGGTCGGCGCCTACATAGCGCTCGGTGCATCTGCTTTTATCCCCTTGCTGCACGGCGTACAGGTCTATGGGTTAGAATATATGCTCGAGTATTCAGGCATGGAATGGTATCTTGCTGAGCTCCTTCTGTACGGAGGGGGCTGCGGCTTTTATGCAGTACGAACATCTCGTCCCCCCCCCGGCCTTTCCATGTCGAGGGAGCCACCTCTGACCTACGAAAACAGTTCCGAATCCCTGAGCGCTTTGCACCAGGCTATTTCGACATCTGGTTAA